The Echinicola rosea genome has a segment encoding these proteins:
- a CDS encoding cryptochrome/photolyase family protein has translation MKNITLFWMRRDLRLDDNTGLFYACQNEKNVLPLFIFDTDILDELEDKTDARVTFIHRQLKGLHEQLQAKGSSLLIKIGNPLAIFKQLVEQHAISAVYTNRDYEPYAIARDQEISELLKERNIDFLDFKDQVIYEKNEILNESGDFYKVYTPYKNTWLKKFKANPPTLLEPNLKQLHQTDPFDFPTLKELGFTKSDIAIPPLEINKPIIRKYDETRDFPAQDKTSHLGIHLRFGTISVRKLALEAEKLNETYLSELIWREFFMMILFHTPQVVTESFKTKYDKIPWRNDEKEFEKWCKGNTGYPIVDAGMRELNTTGHMHNRVRMITASFLTKHLLIDWRWGEAYFAKKLLDYELASNNGNWQWAAGTGTDAQPYFRIFNPESQVKKFDKDLKYIKKWVKEFGSDQYPSPMVDHKKARERALKTYKSALDK, from the coding sequence ATGAAAAATATCACGCTTTTTTGGATGCGGAGAGACCTGCGACTCGACGATAACACGGGATTGTTTTATGCCTGTCAGAATGAAAAAAATGTGTTGCCGCTATTTATTTTTGACACCGATATCCTGGACGAACTGGAAGACAAAACGGATGCTCGGGTAACGTTTATTCACCGCCAACTTAAGGGACTACATGAGCAGCTTCAAGCCAAGGGATCATCGCTTTTGATAAAAATCGGCAATCCATTGGCCATTTTCAAGCAGCTGGTGGAGCAACACGCTATCTCCGCGGTCTATACTAACAGGGATTATGAGCCATACGCCATTGCTAGAGATCAGGAAATCAGCGAATTGCTAAAGGAACGTAACATTGACTTTTTGGATTTCAAGGACCAAGTCATCTACGAAAAAAACGAAATACTTAATGAAAGTGGGGATTTTTATAAAGTCTATACACCTTATAAAAATACTTGGTTAAAAAAATTCAAGGCAAATCCCCCAACACTGCTTGAACCCAACCTCAAGCAGTTGCACCAAACCGACCCTTTCGATTTCCCTACGCTCAAGGAGCTGGGGTTCACCAAATCCGACATTGCCATTCCACCTTTGGAAATCAACAAGCCTATCATCCGAAAGTATGATGAAACGCGGGATTTCCCAGCGCAGGACAAGACATCACACCTTGGGATCCACTTGCGGTTTGGTACGATCAGCGTCAGAAAACTTGCCTTGGAAGCTGAAAAGCTAAACGAAACCTATTTGAGCGAATTGATCTGGCGGGAGTTCTTTATGATGATTCTGTTTCATACCCCTCAAGTAGTCACTGAATCCTTCAAGACAAAATACGACAAAATCCCTTGGCGTAACGATGAAAAAGAATTCGAGAAATGGTGCAAAGGAAATACGGGCTATCCTATCGTAGATGCAGGTATGAGGGAACTCAACACCACCGGACACATGCACAATCGGGTAAGAATGATTACCGCGAGTTTCTTAACAAAGCATCTTTTAATTGACTGGCGTTGGGGAGAAGCGTATTTTGCGAAAAAATTGCTGGACTATGAACTGGCGTCCAACAATGGCAACTGGCAATGGGCCGCAGGAACAGGCACCGATGCCCAGCCATACTTCAGGATCTTTAACCCAGAATCCCAAGTAAAGAAGTTTGACAAAGACCTCAAATACATTAAAAAATGGGTGAAGGAATTTGGCTCCGACCAATATCCATCCCCCATGGTAGATCACAAAAAAGCCCGCGAAAGGGCACTAAAAACGTATAAATCAGCATTGGACAAATGA
- a CDS encoding translocation/assembly module TamB domain-containing protein has protein sequence MEKKSKVTEFLQKAWGGASRILSVPYVFFNLFLKKTIRRILKVLVYLLILFLLVAGSLHIPFIQTIASQFLAQQLSERTGFETTIQNVHVRWWDALSVKGLTVRDPQDSLMANLESVYVDFSPSTILDPDQPGIDEIQLKGGQLRFLTHHGKRLPNISHFINELNSLFAPKKKKTDESNSQFSISRMSFEKVSLDIMDFRKDPIENGFDYTRLRFRNLVGGARDFLSKDGEISLDIRYLRGLEANSGVEIQQLLTRFSYSKTDMEFEDLFFKSNQTVVKNYLKFSYDSVGSLSDFNNQVTIDASLDEAVLDIKDLKYFTDNLPDFDDRIFLSGDVSGKVSDLQSEELLIRFGRRSALFGQFQIDGLPKIDSTFFQLSLVNSMLTSEDLSPYLDIKTRQEIAKFKDIHFDTDFSGYLSRFRTTGEFRTAIGNISGRLDYLVEEKQPRYYGQLSVKALDLGILLNDRKTYQKVSLSGDIRGSGTKLESILVNLDAKVNSIGINQYNYKGITTNATFGKDLFRGRLAINDPNLKMKVNGTLDLRNAIDSARLNMQVDTAFLQQLNFTEEEYFVSGGVELDTKGTDLDKVEGIARFRDLLISHQGRNFNIDNFFFQSVFADETRMISLNSDLLVANISGNFKAKEVAGDIQHLLRDYADILTNSELDKSDERSDGPNQYNIDINMSLHDINPILQLFEPSLYISKNTSVEGAFYQTSENTIFNFYAGIDTIRYHDKLFLQNDLDFNTAKIKNSREVLAACYINSKEQQLTSDIVFNNLSMEAIWDESAIDFNVGIDQLKTNSYAQIESQIELSKDQTSIVFAPSNIKILDNYWEFDPENSIIISQDRIDVDNLRLSNNGQFLALNGRINENPDEILSFEMNDVNLDFINTFATRTYSGTANGIFAFNNFMQKTGAYGSLTLDSLSVNNFLIGNMEAATYFENDKINLSLTNTREAQKNIEVTGFINTQNDQLSLKGDFSKTKLDILEPFLSDYLTEFGGTVSGDIDVSGTVGQPIVQGLGTLTGGTVLVNYLNTHYTVDGNINFTPNEISFKGLNIADPQGNTARMTGGIAHDGFSNFILDISSNLNNFQVLNTSLEDNSLFYGTAFASGTLDIFGAAQNLDITAKATTQPKTEIFIPLGATENQAQEEFINIINVRDTTREISIEEAVEKLEIKNVRMNFVLDITPDAYAEIQIDPRTGENIQGRGRGNLTLNIDTQGNFNMTGNYEIVDAKYNFSLYNIINRQFNIQPGGRISWFGDPYEGIMDITATYKENVSLTSLQNSQTSSEFEDAQLYRRYPVQVIMDLDGPLMSPEINFDFDFSEFPDGEAQTTISAFKNRIANDEQEKNRQVFSLIMLRRFSPEGQFNSAGIGFSNLSQLVSSQLNALISQVDQNLEINIDLASLDETALETFQLSVAYTFLDGRLRVSRDGSFTDPQGNADLGSIAGDWQAEYLITDDGRYRIRIYNRNNFNTFTSLQLAERVNTYGVSLSQTLLFSSFKELFQNLGKKKKKERLLINDSDDFLRENYQEENKLPDSEMPNTPSDSLKINIIETKPEEQYIEKQPNN, from the coding sequence TTGGAAAAGAAATCGAAAGTTACGGAATTTTTGCAGAAAGCATGGGGGGGAGCATCACGCATCTTGTCCGTTCCCTATGTTTTCTTTAATTTATTCCTGAAGAAAACCATCAGAAGGATACTAAAAGTTCTCGTTTATCTCCTCATCTTGTTTTTGCTTGTAGCAGGTTCTTTGCACATCCCTTTCATCCAAACCATTGCTTCCCAGTTTTTGGCGCAGCAGCTCAGCGAACGGACCGGCTTCGAGACCACCATCCAAAATGTCCATGTCCGCTGGTGGGATGCACTGAGTGTAAAGGGATTGACCGTCCGTGATCCGCAGGACAGCCTTATGGCCAACCTGGAAAGTGTGTACGTGGATTTTTCACCCTCCACTATACTGGATCCTGACCAGCCCGGTATCGATGAAATCCAACTAAAAGGTGGACAGCTCCGTTTTTTGACACATCATGGCAAACGGCTACCCAATATCTCCCATTTCATCAATGAACTGAACAGCCTTTTTGCTCCTAAAAAGAAAAAAACGGATGAAAGCAATAGTCAGTTTTCCATCAGCAGGATGTCCTTCGAAAAAGTTTCATTGGACATTATGGACTTCAGGAAGGACCCCATAGAAAATGGCTTTGACTATACCCGGCTCCGCTTTCGCAACCTCGTAGGTGGAGCAAGAGATTTCCTGTCAAAGGATGGGGAAATCTCCCTTGACATCAGGTACCTGAGAGGATTGGAAGCCAACTCTGGCGTGGAAATCCAACAGCTCCTCACCCGGTTTTCTTATTCTAAAACCGACATGGAATTTGAAGACCTTTTTTTCAAATCCAACCAGACAGTGGTCAAAAATTACCTGAAATTCAGCTACGACAGTGTCGGTTCCTTGAGTGATTTCAATAACCAAGTGACCATTGATGCCAGCCTGGACGAAGCTGTACTGGACATCAAAGACCTGAAATACTTCACCGATAATTTACCTGATTTTGACGATAGGATTTTCCTGAGCGGGGATGTCTCCGGGAAGGTCAGTGACCTGCAATCCGAAGAGCTTCTGATCCGATTTGGCAGAAGAAGTGCCTTGTTTGGTCAGTTTCAAATCGACGGACTTCCCAAAATTGACAGTACTTTCTTCCAGCTTTCCCTGGTCAACTCCATGCTCACCAGTGAAGACCTATCGCCTTACCTGGACATAAAAACCCGGCAGGAAATCGCCAAATTCAAGGACATTCACTTTGACACTGATTTCTCCGGTTACCTATCACGCTTTAGGACCACTGGTGAGTTCAGGACAGCCATAGGTAATATTTCCGGCAGGTTGGATTACCTGGTAGAAGAAAAGCAGCCCAGGTACTATGGCCAGCTCTCGGTCAAAGCGCTGGACTTGGGCATCCTCCTCAATGATCGAAAAACCTATCAAAAAGTATCCCTTAGCGGGGACATCCGTGGAAGTGGCACGAAACTGGAGTCCATACTTGTAAACCTTGACGCCAAGGTAAATAGCATCGGTATCAATCAATACAACTATAAAGGCATCACCACCAACGCCACCTTTGGTAAAGATTTGTTCCGTGGCCGACTGGCCATCAATGACCCTAATCTCAAGATGAAGGTCAATGGCACACTGGACCTGAGAAACGCCATAGACTCTGCAAGGCTTAACATGCAAGTGGACACTGCATTTCTCCAACAACTGAACTTTACCGAAGAAGAATACTTCGTCAGTGGTGGGGTCGAGCTGGACACGAAAGGTACTGATCTGGACAAAGTGGAAGGTATCGCCCGGTTCAGGGACTTACTGATAAGCCACCAAGGTCGAAACTTCAACATAGACAACTTCTTCTTCCAATCGGTCTTTGCGGACGAAACCAGAATGATCTCCCTAAATTCTGACTTGCTGGTGGCCAATATTTCAGGGAATTTCAAAGCGAAGGAAGTCGCTGGTGATATTCAGCATTTGCTCAGGGACTATGCGGACATTCTCACCAATTCGGAATTGGACAAATCCGATGAACGCAGCGACGGTCCCAACCAATACAATATCGACATCAACATGAGCCTGCATGACATCAACCCCATCCTGCAGCTCTTCGAACCTTCCCTTTACATTTCCAAAAATACCTCAGTGGAAGGAGCCTTTTACCAGACCTCCGAAAATACCATCTTTAACTTTTATGCGGGCATTGACACCATCCGGTATCACGACAAGCTCTTCCTCCAGAATGACCTGGATTTTAACACGGCCAAAATCAAGAATTCAAGGGAAGTGTTGGCGGCCTGTTATATCAACTCCAAAGAGCAACAACTGACCTCGGATATTGTCTTTAACAACCTCAGTATGGAAGCTATCTGGGATGAGTCTGCCATTGATTTTAATGTGGGCATAGATCAACTGAAAACCAACAGTTATGCGCAGATAGAGAGCCAAATTGAGCTATCAAAGGACCAAACTTCTATTGTCTTTGCACCTTCCAACATCAAGATATTGGACAATTATTGGGAGTTTGACCCTGAAAACTCCATCATTATTTCCCAGGACAGAATTGACGTGGACAACCTAAGGCTTTCCAACAACGGACAGTTTCTAGCCCTCAATGGACGAATCAACGAAAACCCAGACGAAATCCTGAGCTTTGAGATGAACGATGTCAACCTTGATTTCATCAATACTTTTGCGACCAGAACGTACAGTGGTACGGCTAATGGGATCTTTGCCTTCAACAATTTTATGCAAAAAACCGGGGCATATGGAAGCCTGACCTTGGACAGCTTGTCGGTCAATAACTTCCTAATCGGAAATATGGAGGCAGCCACTTATTTTGAAAACGACAAGATCAACCTCAGCCTGACCAATACACGAGAAGCACAAAAAAACATTGAAGTCACCGGCTTTATCAATACCCAAAACGACCAATTGTCGCTGAAAGGGGATTTCAGCAAAACCAAGCTTGACATCTTGGAGCCTTTTCTCTCAGACTACCTGACGGAATTTGGCGGGACAGTCTCTGGGGACATCGATGTATCAGGAACAGTGGGCCAGCCCATCGTACAAGGACTCGGCACGCTTACCGGTGGCACCGTGCTTGTCAATTACCTTAATACACACTATACCGTAGATGGCAACATCAACTTCACCCCTAATGAAATAAGTTTTAAAGGCCTTAACATCGCAGATCCCCAAGGAAACACGGCGCGAATGACAGGAGGTATTGCCCATGATGGCTTCAGTAATTTCATTTTGGACATCTCATCGAACCTAAACAACTTCCAGGTGCTGAACACTTCCCTTGAGGACAATAGCCTTTTTTATGGGACGGCCTTTGCCAGTGGCACCTTGGATATTTTTGGCGCTGCCCAAAACCTGGACATCACCGCAAAAGCTACCACACAGCCAAAAACGGAAATCTTCATCCCTTTGGGCGCTACCGAAAACCAAGCTCAGGAAGAGTTTATCAACATCATCAATGTCCGCGACACCACAAGGGAGATCAGCATCGAGGAGGCGGTGGAAAAACTGGAAATCAAGAATGTCCGGATGAATTTCGTACTGGACATCACTCCCGATGCGTACGCCGAAATACAAATAGACCCACGGACGGGTGAAAACATCCAAGGGCGGGGACGGGGAAACCTCACGCTGAACATTGATACTCAAGGCAATTTTAACATGACCGGAAATTATGAAATCGTCGATGCCAAGTACAACTTCTCCCTCTACAACATTATCAATCGACAGTTCAACATTCAACCGGGCGGTAGGATATCATGGTTTGGCGATCCCTATGAGGGAATAATGGACATCACGGCTACTTATAAGGAAAACGTTTCGCTCACCAGTTTGCAAAACAGCCAAACTTCCTCAGAGTTTGAAGATGCGCAGCTGTACAGAAGATATCCTGTCCAGGTGATCATGGACTTGGACGGGCCACTGATGTCACCGGAAATCAACTTTGACTTTGACTTTTCCGAATTCCCGGACGGTGAAGCCCAGACGACCATATCGGCCTTTAAAAATCGCATCGCCAATGACGAGCAGGAAAAAAACAGGCAAGTATTCTCACTTATCATGCTGCGGAGATTCTCTCCGGAAGGGCAGTTTAATAGTGCCGGAATAGGCTTTTCTAATCTCAGCCAGCTGGTATCCTCTCAGCTGAATGCGCTGATCTCCCAAGTGGACCAAAACCTGGAAATCAACATCGACCTGGCCTCCCTGGATGAAACGGCCTTGGAGACCTTTCAGCTGAGCGTCGCCTATACCTTTTTGGATGGCAGGCTGCGTGTTAGCAGGGACGGGAGCTTCACCGATCCCCAAGGAAATGCAGACCTGGGAAGTATCGCCGGGGACTGGCAGGCCGAATACCTCATTACCGATGATGGCCGCTATCGCATTCGCATTTATAACCGCAACAACTTTAACACCTTCACATCTCTCCAGCTTGCCGAACGGGTCAACACCTATGGTGTATCCCTTTCCCAGACACTCCTCTTCAGTTCATTCAAAGAACTCTTCCAAAACCTTGGCAAAAAGAAGAAAAAGGAAAGGCTGCTCATTAACGATTCGGATGATTTCCTCAGAGAAAATTACCAGGAAGAAAACAAGCTGCCCGATTCGGAAATGCCCAATACTCCTTCCGACTCCCTAAAAATAAACATCATCGAGACCAAACCCGAAGAGCAGTACATTGAAAAACAGCCAAACAATTAA
- the tsaD gene encoding tRNA (adenosine(37)-N6)-threonylcarbamoyltransferase complex transferase subunit TsaD, protein MKNINILAIESSCDETSASIISDGKILNNIVATQSVHEKYGGVVPELASRAHQQHLIPVIHEAISTAGISREDLSAVAFTRGPGLMGSLMVGVSFAKSFAYSLGIPLIDVNHMQAHILAHFIDEPTPSFPFICLTVSGGHTQLVLVKDYLEMEVIGETLDDAVGEAFDKTAKLLGLPYPGGPLVDKYAKEGSPDAFQFPLSEMPGLNYSFSGIKTAVLYFLRDRLKEDAEFIDKNLADICASVQFTLIKMLMQKLKRAAREHKVKEIAIAGGVSANSGLRSALTSLADELGWGVYVPKFEYCTDNAAMIAMAAHYKFLKGEFCGLDVSPVAKMKI, encoded by the coding sequence ATGAAGAATATTAATATACTCGCTATAGAGTCCTCCTGTGATGAGACCTCCGCCTCCATTATATCTGATGGCAAAATACTTAATAATATTGTCGCCACGCAATCCGTACACGAAAAATATGGAGGGGTAGTTCCTGAGTTGGCCTCCAGGGCTCATCAGCAGCACCTTATCCCGGTCATTCATGAGGCTATTTCCACTGCTGGCATATCACGGGAAGACCTTTCGGCAGTGGCGTTCACTCGCGGGCCTGGATTGATGGGGTCTTTGATGGTCGGGGTGTCTTTTGCAAAGTCCTTCGCGTATTCGCTTGGTATTCCATTGATCGATGTAAACCATATGCAGGCGCATATTTTGGCCCACTTTATTGATGAGCCAACGCCGTCCTTTCCGTTCATTTGCCTGACCGTGAGTGGTGGACATACGCAGTTGGTTCTGGTGAAGGATTATTTAGAAATGGAAGTGATCGGAGAAACACTGGATGATGCAGTAGGGGAAGCTTTTGACAAGACCGCCAAGCTGCTGGGACTGCCCTATCCGGGAGGACCACTGGTGGACAAATATGCCAAAGAGGGAAGCCCTGATGCTTTTCAGTTTCCATTGTCTGAAATGCCTGGGCTCAATTATTCCTTTAGTGGCATAAAAACTGCGGTGCTTTATTTTCTGCGGGATCGGCTAAAAGAGGATGCGGAATTTATCGATAAAAACTTGGCAGACATCTGCGCCTCGGTTCAGTTTACCCTTATCAAAATGCTGATGCAAAAGCTTAAAAGAGCAGCAAGAGAGCATAAGGTAAAGGAAATAGCCATAGCGGGAGGCGTTTCTGCCAATTCCGGGCTGCGGTCAGCACTGACAAGCCTTGCCGATGAGTTGGGATGGGGCGTTTACGTGCCGAAGTTTGAGTATTGTACCGATAATGCTGCCATGATCGCCATGGCAGCGCATTATAAGTTCTTGAAAGGGGAGTTTTGTGGTCTCGATGTGAGTCCTGTAGCCAAGATGAAGATTTGA
- the smpB gene encoding SsrA-binding protein SmpB, giving the protein MKKDNRFSKIVNIKNRKASFEYEFLDKYIAGISLKGTEIKSIREGKVSLKEAYCYFKRGELFIKQMHISPYTQAAHFNHDAVRERKLLLNRKELDKLESKLTEKGLAIIPVRIFINDRGLAKVEIALGRGKKLHDKRQDIKKKDAKRELDRMAY; this is encoded by the coding sequence ATGAAAAAAGATAATAGATTTAGTAAAATAGTAAATATCAAAAATCGGAAAGCCAGTTTTGAGTACGAGTTTTTGGACAAATATATCGCTGGGATTTCCCTTAAAGGAACAGAGATCAAGTCTATCCGTGAAGGAAAAGTCTCTCTGAAAGAAGCCTATTGTTATTTTAAAAGAGGGGAATTGTTTATCAAACAAATGCATATTTCACCCTATACACAGGCCGCTCACTTTAACCATGATGCGGTAAGGGAGCGCAAACTGTTGTTAAATCGAAAGGAGCTTGATAAATTAGAAAGTAAATTGACCGAAAAAGGGCTTGCTATAATTCCTGTTCGTATATTTATCAATGACAGGGGCTTAGCAAAAGTAGAGATAGCTCTTGGTAGGGGTAAAAAACTACACGACAAACGTCAGGATATTAAAAAGAAAGATGCAAAACGAGAACTTGACCGAATGGCCTATTGA
- a CDS encoding C40 family peptidase produces MQNENLTEWPIEHQFGICRMSLMSVYLEPSRGIGLITQLLFGETYEVLGVTGDEKWLKVKTAEGASTGWILRAQHYSISEEDYDFYNHEDYQVVTSPVSTVKYQGEEIYILAGSHLHIGSSELFDMGGQMGFKGNARHVKQKATREELVSLAKLFMHVPFLSGGRGFFGIGAGSFIQLAYKMAGYKLPKFISKLTEVGKSIAEENIQLGDIVIFGNNKDIPHHAGIYVGENQVIHVWGLVRLDKIKLDGSIMARNNSPLYRVLDIRSLL; encoded by the coding sequence ATGCAAAACGAGAACTTGACCGAATGGCCTATTGAACATCAATTTGGAATTTGCCGAATGAGCTTGATGAGCGTGTATCTGGAGCCATCACGGGGTATTGGCTTGATCACGCAACTGCTATTTGGCGAGACCTATGAAGTGCTGGGGGTAACTGGGGACGAAAAATGGTTGAAAGTGAAGACTGCTGAAGGGGCATCCACCGGGTGGATACTCAGGGCACAGCACTATAGCATCAGTGAAGAAGATTATGATTTTTATAATCACGAGGATTATCAAGTGGTCACCTCGCCCGTTTCCACCGTGAAATACCAAGGAGAGGAGATTTATATTTTAGCCGGTAGCCATCTTCATATAGGATCAAGTGAACTTTTTGATATGGGAGGGCAAATGGGATTTAAAGGAAATGCCCGCCATGTCAAGCAGAAGGCTACCCGCGAGGAGCTTGTTTCTCTGGCCAAGTTATTTATGCATGTGCCCTTTCTGTCCGGCGGAAGGGGCTTTTTTGGTATTGGGGCTGGAAGTTTTATTCAATTGGCTTATAAGATGGCCGGTTATAAACTTCCAAAATTTATATCGAAACTTACCGAAGTCGGGAAAAGCATTGCTGAAGAGAATATTCAACTTGGAGATATTGTAATATTTGGAAATAACAAAGATATTCCTCATCATGCAGGAATATATGTGGGTGAAAACCAGGTGATTCATGTGTGGGGATTGGTGAGATTGGATAAAATCAAGCTCGATGGCTCCATAATGGCAAGAAACAATTCGCCCTTATATAGGGTTTTGGATATCAGGAGTTTGTTATAA
- a CDS encoding HNH endonuclease codes for MEKKVLVLNLDHTPIAVVNVQKAMILTLLEKVSVLADYPLLSIRTIDREFKYPAVVRLDEYKNVPYRGVLLTRSNLFRRDDNECQYCGSPKHLTVDHVVPRSKGGKSSWTNLITACHRCNVQKGDKTPEEVGMLMRKKPFKPTLAYFLTEYAERNAAEWIPFLSVKAVQTG; via the coding sequence ATGGAAAAGAAGGTACTTGTGCTAAACCTGGATCATACGCCAATCGCTGTAGTGAATGTTCAGAAAGCGATGATTCTCACGCTATTGGAAAAAGTGAGTGTGCTAGCGGATTATCCTTTGCTGAGCATTCGTACCATAGACAGGGAGTTTAAGTATCCGGCAGTGGTGCGTTTGGATGAGTACAAAAATGTTCCCTATCGGGGTGTTTTGCTGACCCGCAGCAACCTTTTCAGACGTGATGATAACGAATGCCAATACTGTGGATCTCCCAAGCACCTGACGGTAGATCATGTAGTTCCCCGTTCGAAAGGCGGCAAAAGCAGTTGGACCAACCTGATCACGGCCTGCCACCGGTGCAATGTCCAAAAGGGGGACAAAACCCCCGAGGAAGTAGGGATGTTGATGCGTAAGAAGCCTTTTAAGCCCACTTTAGCCTATTTTTTGACAGAATATGCAGAGCGAAATGCAGCGGAATGGATACCGTTTTTAAGTGTCAAGGCCGTACAGACAGGGTGA